In Lutra lutra chromosome 13, mLutLut1.2, whole genome shotgun sequence, one genomic interval encodes:
- the ZBTB6 gene encoding zinc finger and BTB domain-containing protein 6 encodes MAAESDVLHFQFEQQGDVVLQKMNLLRQQNLFCDVSIYINDTEFQGHKVILAACSTFMRDQFLLTQSKHVRITILQSAEVGRKLLLSCYTGALEVKRKELLKYLTAASYLQMVHIVEKCTEALSKYLEIDLSMKNNQHTDLCQSSDLDVKNEEENSDKDCEIIEISEDSPINIDFHVKEEESNVLQSTVELTSERKEVKSPELSSVDIGFKDNEICILHVESISTAGVENGQFSQPCTSSKASMYFSETQHSLINSTVESRVAEVPGNQDQSLFCENTEGNHGTVSEIQNLEDAYSLRHQCPRCPRGFLHVENYLRHLKMHKLFLCLQCGKTFTQKKNLNRHIRGHMGIRPFQCTVCLKTFTAKSTLQDHLNIHSGDRPYKCHCCDMDFKHKSALKKHLTSVHGRSSSEKLPRHDLKRQNLL; translated from the coding sequence ATGGCTGCTGAATCTGATGTTCTGCACTTCCAGTTTGAACAGCAAGGAGATGTAGTCTTGCAGAAAATGAATCTCTTGAGACAGCAGAATTTATTTTGTGATGTGTCCATTTATATCAATGACACTGAGTTCCAGGGCCACAAGGTGATTTTAGCTGCTTGCTCCACTTTCATGAGAGATCAGTTTTTACTCACGCAGTCAAAACATGTCAGAATCACCATCCTGCAGAGTGCAGAAGTTGGCAGAAAACTGTTGCTCTCATGCTATACTGGAGCACTTGAAGTTAAAAGGAAAGAGCTTTTGAAATATTTGACTGCTGCTAGTTACCTGCAGATGGTTCACATTGTGGAAAAGTGCACAGAAGCTTTGTCAAAGTATCTGGAAATTGAtctttctatgaaaaataatCAACACACTGACCTGTGTCAATCCTCTGATCTGGATgttaagaatgaagaagaaaactcAGATAAAGACTGTGAGATTATAGAAATTTCAGAAGATAGTCCTATAAACATAGATTTTCAcgtaaaagaagaggaaagcaatGTTTTGCAGTCTACAGTAGAGTTGAcatcagagagaaaggaagtgaagTCACCAGAGCTATCTTCAGTAGACATTGGTtttaaagataatgaaatttGTATCCTCCACGTGGAATCTATTAGTACTGCCGGTGTAGAAAATGGGCAGTTTTCACAGCCTTGTACCTCTTCAAAAGCAAGCATGTATTTCTCTGAAACACAGCATTCACTGATCAATTCTACGGTTGAGAGCAGAGTGGCAGAAGTTCCTGGGAATCAAGATCAGAGCTTATTTTGTGAGAATACTGAAGGAAATCATGGTACAGTGAGTGAGATTCAGAATCTGGAGGATGCTTATTCACTGAGGCACCAGTGCCCCAGGTGTCCTCGAGGATTTCTTCACGTTGAAAACTATCTGCGCCACCTGAAGATGCACAAGCTCTTCTTGTGCCTACAGTGCGGGAAAACATTTACgcagaagaaaaatctcaaccgGCATATTCGAGGGCACATGGGCATACGGCCCTTTCAGTGTACTGTGTGCTTGAAGACATTTACTGCTAAAAGCACACTTCAGGACCACTTGAATATACACAGTGGAGATCGCCCATACAAATGTCACTGTTGTGACATGGATTTCAAGCACAAATCTGCCCTCAAAAAGCACTTAACCTCTGTGCATGGCAGAAGCAGTAGTGAAAAACTGCCCAGGCATGATCTCAAAAGGCAAAATCTGCTGTAA
- the ZBTB26 gene encoding zinc finger and BTB domain-containing protein 26 has protein sequence MSERSDLLHFKFENYGDSMLQKMNKLREENKFCDVTVLIDDIEVQGHKIVFAAGSPFLRDQFLLNDSREVKISILQSSEVGRQLLLSCYSGVLEFPEMELVNYLTAASFLQMSHIVERCTQALWKFIKPKQPMDSKEGCEPQSASPQSKEQQGDARGSPKQDSPCVHPSEDSMDMEDSDIQIVKVESIGDVSEVRSKKDQNQFISSEPTALHSSEPQHSLINSTVENRVSEIEQNHLHNYALSYAGSDNIIMASKDVFGPNIRGVDKGLQWHHQCPKCTRVFRHLENYANHLKMHKLFMCLLCGKTFTQKGNLHRHMRVHAGIKPFQCKICGKTFSQKCSLQDHLNLHSGDKPHKCNYCDMVFAHKPVLRKHLKQLHGKNSFDNANERNVQDLTVDFDSFACTTVTDSKGCQPQPDATQVLDAGKLAQAVLNLRNDSACVN, from the coding sequence ATGTCTGAAAGATCAGATCTCCTTCACTTCAAGTTTGAAAATTATGGAGATTCAATGttacaaaaaatgaacaaattaagagaagagaataaatttTGTGATGTTACAGTTCTCATAGATGATATTGAGGTACAGGGGCATAAAATTGTGTTTGCTGCAGGTTCCCCCTTCCTAAGAGACCAGTTTTTACTGAATGATTCCAGAGAGGTGAAAATCTCCATATTGCAGAGTTCCGAAGTGGGGAGACAATTGCTCTTATCCTGTTATAGTGGTGTGCTGGAATTCCCTGAGATGGAACTGGTCAATTACTTGACTGCGGCAAGTTTTCTTCAGATGAGCCACATTGTAGAGCGGTGCACGCAGGCCTTGTGGAAGTTTATAAAGCCAAAACAACCAATGGATAGTAAAGAGGGATGTGAACCGCAGAGTGCTTCTCCCCAGTCAAAAGAACAGCAGGGAGATGCCAGAGGCTCCCCAAAGCAGGATTCACCTTGTGTTCATCCATCTGAAGACAGTATGGATATGGAGGACAGTGATATTCAGATTGTTAAGGTAGAATCTATTGGGGATGTATCCGAGGTTAGAAGTAAAAAAGATCAGAACCAGTTTATTTCTTCTGAACCCACTGCTTTACATTCATCAGAGCCCCAGCATTCCCTGATAAATtcaactgtggaaaacagagtAAGTGAAATAGAACAAAACCATCTCCACAATTATGCCCTCTCTTACGCAGGCAGTGATAATATCATCATGGCCTCAAAAGATGTCTTTGGGCCTAATATTCGAGGTGTAGACAAAGGCCTACAGTGGCATCACCAGTGTCCAAAGTGTACCAGGGTGTTTCGTCACCTGGAGAACTAcgccaaccatttaaaaatgcacaaactcTTTATGTGTCTACTCTGCGGCAAGACTTTTACTCAGAAAGGCAACCTTCATCGACACATGCGTGTGCATGCCGGCATTAAACCTTTCCAGTGTAAGATCTGTGGGAAAACCTTTTCTCAGAAGTGTTCCTTACAGGATCATCTTAACCTTCACAGTGGAGATAAGCCCCATAAGTGTAACTATTGTGACATGGTTTTTGCACATAAGCCAGTTTTGAGGAAACATCTTAAACAGCTGCATGGCAAAAACAGCTTTGATAATGCCAATGAAAGAAATGTGCAAGACCTCACAGTGGATTTTGATTCTTTTGCATGTACAACAGTCACAGACTCTAAAGGGTGTCAGCCACAGCCTGATGCAACACAGGTCCTGGATGCAGGTAAACTTGCCCAAGCTGTCTTGAACTTAAGAAATGATAGTGCTTGTGTGAATTGA